Proteins encoded in a region of the Anas acuta chromosome 13, bAnaAcu1.1, whole genome shotgun sequence genome:
- the LOC137863617 gene encoding BTB/POZ domain-containing protein KCTD8-like, with the protein MSSSEPILDLKTDAAEALPARSDTGEPRQGQETRQDPPSPSGGYNAASPSTSSHGEPSPTPSTSESIPKDPRSGQDDPSPPGSTPQPEAPEECPARPNTLDFSKPLKKLEEVKEMGQRCNSDHATVKENGVGGSPVAAGLSEERKALESELGKCIEDFRKIKIPLAFPNKKRQWQSELLRKYQL; encoded by the coding sequence cccgCAGCGACACTGGGGAGCCCAGGCAGGGCCAGGAGACGAggcaggacccccccagccccagcggtGGGTACAACGCTGcatcccccagcaccagcagccacgGTGAGCCCAGTCCCACTCCATCCACGAGTGAGAGCATCCCAAAAGACCCCAGGTCGGGACAGGATGaccccagccctcctggctCCACACCTCAGCCAGAAGCCCCCGAGGAGTGCCCTGCTCGCCCCAACACCTTGGACTTCTCCAAGCCCCTGAAGAAGCtggaggaggtgaaggagaTGGGGCAGAGGTGTAACAGCGACCATGCAACGGTGAAGGAGaacggggtggggggcagccccgTGGCCGCGGGGCTGAGCGAGGAGAGGAAGGCACTGGAGTCAGAGCTGGGGAAGTGCATCGAGGACTTCCGAAAGATCAAGATCCCCCTCGCCTTCCCCAACAAGAAGAGGCAGTGGCAGAGTGAGCTGCTGAGGAAATACCAGCTGTGA